Below is a genomic region from Lonsdalea populi.
GCGACCAGATTGGCGTCGATCTGCGGACGGGCGCCATAGACCACAACCAACTTGATGCCCAGGCTGTGAAGCAGACCGATGTCGCTGACGATATTACTGAAGTTTTCATGTTCAATCGCTTCACCGCCTAGCATGATGACGAACGTTTTGCCGCGATGCGCGTTGATATAAGGAACTGAATGGCGGAAGCCTTGGACCAGTTCTGTACTACGTTCCTTCACTGCAAGCCTCATGAATTTTTATTCGGTATTTTTGTATTTTTATTCTTAATGGCGTAAAAGGCAAGCGTTTCGTCGTCCGCGTGTGTTCTTGCGCAAACCCCGTATTCACGCTTTACCAGAAAACATTTTTCATGACAGTATCGGGCAGATTCGCTAAAGTTTCGGGCATTTCCAAAAAACATAACCTTTTTTATCGTCATTGGTTGTTATCCCGTACTTAACCGGAGCTGCATGTCTGATTCGACCCCCCCTCTGACCCGCCGACGACTATTGCAGGGTGCGGCCGCGACCTGGCTGCTGAGCGTCACCGGCGTGGGTATCGCCGCCACATCGCAGGTTATTGCCGTGCGTATCTGGCCCGCATCGGCCTATACCCGCGTCACGCTGGAATCCAGTCATCCTCTGAAGTATCGGCAATTCATGCTGGATAACCCCCGGCGGTTGGTGGTGGACATCGAAAATGTCTCGCTGAACAGCGTGCTGAAAAATGTAGGCCAACGCTTCAATCAGGGTGACCCTTATATCAAGACCGCCCGGGCAGGACAGTTCGATAAGCAGACGGTGCGGCTAGTGTTGGAACTTAAGCAGCAGGTCAGCCCCAAAACGTTTGCGCTTTCTCCGGTCGCCGGATTCAAAAATCGTCTGGTGCTCGATCTATACCCGGTAGAAGGACGCTACGACAATGCGGACGATCCGCTGTTGGCGCTGCTGGAGGATTACAACAAGGGCGATCTTGAACGAACGCTGCCGACGGAAGCGCCGCTTGCCGGGAAACCTGGGCGGGAGCGGCCGCTGGTGGTGATGTTGGATCCGGGGCATGGCGGGGAAGATCCCGGCGCGATCGGCAAAAATCGGACGCGTGAAAAGGACGTTGTGCTGCAAATTGCACGTCGCCTGAAGGCATTGATCGATCGCGAGCCCTACATGAAAGCGTTTATGACGCGCAATGAAGACGTGTTTATCCCGCTACAGGTGCGTGTGGCGAAAGCCCGCAAGCAGCGGTCCGATTTGTTTATCTCTATTCATGCGGATGCCTTTACCAACCGAGCAGCTAAAGGTTCGTCGGTGTTTGCGCTGTCGAAGAAAGGCGCGACCAGTTCCGCCGCGCGTTTTCTGGCCCAGACGCAGAACGAATCCGATTTAATCGGCGGGGTCAGCATGAGCGGCGATCGTTATCTTGACCACACCATGCTGGATATGGTGCAGACGCTGACAATCAACGACAGCCTCAAATTCGGCGGAGAAATTCTGCGTCGCATGGGGCGGATCAACCATCTGCATAAAAACAGCGTCGATCAGGCGGGATTTGCGGTATTAAAAGCGCCGGATATTCCTTCTGTACTGGTGGAAACGGCCTTTATCAGTAATCCGGAAGAA
It encodes:
- the amiC gene encoding N-acetylmuramoyl-L-alanine amidase AmiC, giving the protein MSDSTPPLTRRRLLQGAAATWLLSVTGVGIAATSQVIAVRIWPASAYTRVTLESSHPLKYRQFMLDNPRRLVVDIENVSLNSVLKNVGQRFNQGDPYIKTARAGQFDKQTVRLVLELKQQVSPKTFALSPVAGFKNRLVLDLYPVEGRYDNADDPLLALLEDYNKGDLERTLPTEAPLAGKPGRERPLVVMLDPGHGGEDPGAIGKNRTREKDVVLQIARRLKALIDREPYMKAFMTRNEDVFIPLQVRVAKARKQRSDLFISIHADAFTNRAAKGSSVFALSKKGATSSAARFLAQTQNESDLIGGVSMSGDRYLDHTMLDMVQTLTINDSLKFGGEILRRMGRINHLHKNSVDQAGFAVLKAPDIPSVLVETAFISNPEEERKLRTARFQQQVAQSILEGIKAYFAQRAR